The Saprospiraceae bacterium genome includes a window with the following:
- a CDS encoding sigma-70 family RNA polymerase sigma factor, whose protein sequence is MSGQLEHIINNCKREDPEAQKTLYNMYKDQMYGVCLRYVKNHQDAEDIFIEAFFKVLTKIDAYKGEGSFEGWMRKVMVNESLMFLRKKTNLHMTVEIPAKDIAEDELADDDDITAEDIIKILDELPVGYRTVFNLFVFEDYKHREIAEMLGISINTSKSQLILAKKRVHEILKKKANPINRLIQ, encoded by the coding sequence GTGTCCGGTCAATTGGAACATATCATCAACAATTGCAAGAGGGAAGACCCAGAAGCACAAAAAACCTTGTACAATATGTACAAAGATCAGATGTATGGTGTTTGTCTGAGATATGTCAAAAATCATCAGGACGCTGAGGATATATTTATCGAAGCTTTTTTTAAAGTATTGACCAAAATAGATGCCTACAAAGGTGAAGGTAGTTTTGAAGGATGGATGCGCAAAGTCATGGTCAATGAATCACTGATGTTTTTGAGAAAGAAAACCAATCTGCATATGACTGTAGAAATCCCGGCAAAAGACATTGCTGAGGATGAATTGGCAGATGATGATGATATTACGGCCGAAGACATCATAAAGATTTTGGACGAATTGCCTGTGGGATACCGTACTGTATTCAATTTGTTTGTTTTTGAAGATTACAAACATAGGGAAATAGCAGAAATGCTAGGTATCAGTATCAATACATCAAAATCTCAGCTGATATTGGCAAAAAAGCGAGTACATGAAATTCTCAAAAAAAAAGCAAATCCGATCAATAGATTAATACAATAA
- a CDS encoding ABC-F family ATP-binding cassette domain-containing protein — protein MISVDSLAVEFSGKTLFSDISFVINENDKIALMGKNGAGKSTMMKIIAGVQKPTRGNVRCPKDGVIAYLPQHLLTEDHCTVFEEALKAFDQIFTVRDRMAFINQQLETRTDYDSDEYMKLIEESSELGEKFYSLEDINYDAEVEKTLLGLGFERDDFTRPTNEFSGGWRMRIELAKILLKKPDLILLDEPTNHIDIESVVWLENFLIHKAKAVMVISHDKAFIDNITNRTIEVTMGRIYDYRANYSHYLQLREDRRVAQIRAYKEQQKTIAESKEFIERFRGTYSKANQVNSVERMLEKMTIIEIDEVDTSSLKLKFPPAPRSGDYPVIVDHLSKSYGDHIVFENASMTIERGQKVAFVGRNGEGKSTMIKAMMGQIDFTGKCALGHNVKVGYFAQNQASLLDGNLTVFQTVDEVAEGEIRTQIKTLLGCFMFSGDDIDKKVSMLSGGERTRLAMVKLLLEPVNLLILDEPTNHLDIRSKDVLKDALLAFDGTLILVSHDRDFLQGLAEKVFEFKNKRVIEHFETIDDFLIRSRMENLKEIEKKV, from the coding sequence ATTATTTCAGTAGATAGTCTTGCAGTTGAGTTCAGTGGAAAAACCTTGTTTAGTGATATTTCATTTGTAATCAATGAAAACGACAAAATCGCCCTGATGGGCAAAAATGGGGCAGGCAAATCTACCATGATGAAAATCATTGCCGGAGTCCAAAAACCCACAAGAGGAAATGTACGATGTCCGAAAGATGGTGTGATTGCCTATCTGCCCCAGCATTTGCTGACTGAAGATCATTGTACAGTTTTTGAAGAAGCACTCAAAGCTTTTGATCAGATTTTTACAGTAAGAGACAGGATGGCATTCATCAATCAACAACTGGAAACCAGAACGGATTATGACTCTGACGAATACATGAAACTCATCGAAGAGTCATCAGAACTGGGCGAAAAATTTTACTCGCTTGAAGACATTAATTACGATGCTGAGGTAGAAAAAACGCTTTTGGGTTTGGGATTTGAACGCGATGATTTTACCAGGCCAACAAATGAATTTAGTGGTGGATGGAGGATGCGTATCGAACTCGCCAAAATTCTTCTTAAAAAACCGGACCTTATCCTCCTCGATGAGCCCACAAACCATATTGATATAGAATCGGTTGTATGGCTTGAAAACTTTCTCATCCACAAGGCCAAAGCAGTGATGGTGATTTCTCATGATAAAGCTTTCATTGACAACATCACCAACAGAACCATAGAAGTCACTATGGGCAGAATTTATGACTACCGTGCCAATTACAGCCACTATCTTCAACTTAGGGAAGACCGTCGGGTGGCTCAGATCCGTGCTTACAAAGAGCAGCAAAAGACTATTGCCGAAAGTAAAGAATTTATCGAAAGATTCAGAGGCACCTATTCCAAAGCCAATCAGGTGAATTCTGTAGAGAGGATGCTGGAAAAAATGACTATCATAGAGATCGATGAAGTGGATACTTCCTCATTGAAACTCAAATTCCCTCCTGCTCCAAGGTCAGGCGACTATCCTGTGATTGTCGATCATCTATCCAAAAGTTACGGAGATCATATTGTTTTTGAGAATGCATCCATGACTATAGAACGAGGTCAAAAAGTAGCATTCGTGGGGAGAAATGGAGAGGGAAAGTCCACCATGATCAAAGCCATGATGGGGCAAATAGATTTTACCGGCAAATGTGCGCTGGGACATAATGTCAAAGTGGGATATTTTGCTCAAAATCAGGCATCACTGCTGGACGGTAATTTGACTGTTTTCCAGACAGTGGACGAAGTGGCAGAAGGTGAGATCCGCACACAAATCAAGACATTGCTTGGTTGCTTCATGTTTTCAGGAGATGATATCGACAAAAAAGTGAGCATGCTTTCAGGTGGTGAAAGGACCAGATTGGCAATGGTCAAACTACTGCTCGAGCCTGTAAATCTCCTCATTCTGGATGAACCTACCAATCACCTGGACATAAGGTCAAAAGACGTATTAAAAGATGCGCTACTTGCTTTTGACGGCACATTGATCCTTGTATCTCATGACAGGGATTTTCTACAAGGGCTCGCTGAAAAAGTGTTTGAATTCAAAAACAAAAGAGTGATCGAACATTTTGAGACCATAGATGACTTCCTGATCAGAAGCAGGATGGAAAATCTAAAGGAGATAGAAAAGAAGGTATAA
- a CDS encoding glycosyltransferase family 4 protein, whose amino-acid sequence MDTEQRSLILAFDAKRLFNNFTGLGNYSRTLLKNLQYFYPQNEYHLFTPKITKNKETEFFIDHSAFTVHTPERFSPFWRTYGMSEQINALKPDIFHGLSHEIPFGINNNVVKIVTFHDLIYEKYPEQFNWLDLKMYKWKYRMSAKRADHIIAISKSTKDDLVALYDIPAEKISVVYQSCNEVFQIDDVQDFTPDGVLKKQSPYYLYVGSIIERKGLLQTVIAYAGLPQTYRKPFIIVGGGDKDYIKKVKDLIKYYQLEPDFHFISGIPNQELVTLYDHCYALVYPSVYEGFGIPIIECLFRGKPVITSDISSMPEAAGNGALLINPFSPESISNAMIHLHDEKTYKNLTTQGWQHVVSHFSSDITAHEMMEMYHSLNNKIDQV is encoded by the coding sequence ATGGATACTGAACAAAGATCATTAATTCTGGCTTTTGATGCTAAGCGTCTATTTAACAATTTTACGGGACTGGGTAATTATTCACGTACTTTATTGAAAAACCTGCAATATTTTTATCCCCAAAATGAGTACCATCTGTTTACTCCAAAAATCACAAAAAACAAAGAGACAGAATTTTTTATTGATCATTCCGCATTTACTGTGCATACACCGGAAAGATTCAGCCCATTTTGGCGTACCTACGGCATGTCGGAACAAATCAATGCATTAAAACCTGATATTTTTCATGGCTTGAGTCATGAAATTCCATTTGGAATAAATAACAATGTAGTAAAGATAGTCACTTTTCACGATCTTATTTATGAGAAGTATCCCGAACAGTTCAATTGGCTGGACTTAAAGATGTACAAGTGGAAATACCGAATGTCTGCAAAAAGAGCTGATCATATCATTGCCATCAGTAAAAGTACAAAAGATGACTTAGTTGCTCTTTATGATATTCCTGCTGAGAAAATATCTGTGGTCTATCAATCCTGTAATGAAGTTTTTCAAATTGATGATGTTCAGGATTTTACACCTGATGGCGTCCTGAAAAAACAATCGCCTTATTACCTTTATGTCGGTTCCATCATCGAGAGAAAAGGTTTATTACAGACAGTCATCGCGTACGCCGGATTGCCTCAAACATATAGAAAACCATTTATCATAGTAGGTGGCGGTGATAAAGACTATATCAAAAAAGTAAAAGACTTGATTAAATACTATCAGCTGGAACCTGATTTTCATTTTATAAGTGGAATTCCAAATCAGGAATTGGTGACATTATATGATCATTGTTATGCTTTAGTGTATCCTTCTGTTTATGAAGGATTTGGAATACCCATCATTGAGTGTTTGTTCAGAGGCAAACCAGTGATTACATCCGATATCTCATCTATGCCTGAAGCAGCAGGAAACGGAGCTTTGCTGATCAATCCTTTTTCGCCCGAAAGCATTTCAAATGCCATGATTCACTTACATGATGAAAAGACGTACAAAAATCTGACCACTCAAGGTTGGCAACATGTGGTTTCCCATTTTTCATCAGATATTACAGCGCATGAGATGATGGAAATGTATCATAGTTTGAATAATAAAATTGACCAAGTCTAA
- a CDS encoding VOC family protein, with protein sequence MKLGAFSISLAVKDIQASNAFYTNLGFEKLGENIDQKWLILKNGNAIVGLFEGMFEGNVITFNPGWDENAQNVDPFDDVRTIQAHLKNCGIHLTSEADATTAGPAHITLTDPDGNNILMDQPR encoded by the coding sequence ATTAAACTTGGGGCTTTTTCCATAAGCCTGGCAGTAAAAGATATTCAAGCATCCAATGCATTTTATACAAATCTTGGTTTTGAAAAATTAGGAGAAAACATCGATCAGAAGTGGCTGATTCTGAAAAATGGAAATGCCATCGTCGGTTTGTTTGAAGGCATGTTTGAAGGCAATGTCATCACCTTCAATCCAGGATGGGATGAAAATGCACAAAATGTTGATCCCTTTGATGACGTAAGAACTATACAGGCACATCTGAAAAACTGCGGTATTCATTTGACATCAGAAGCAGATGCCACTACTGCGGGACCGGCACATATCACATTGACAGATCCTGATGGAAATAATATTCTGATGGATCAGCCCAGATAA
- a CDS encoding CPBP family intramembrane metalloprotease translates to MEFNWFDHIFAILILVIIPVMSVRSQKMSPELIESLPPKKHLFYSNGLMLFIGALLVITSWNISKKPWSALGFDWIQPDPLVWILSLVILAFYIGDLAYGYFNKSYFKDRIEEMQYIIPLNWEEFKPYTFLAFSAGICEEIVFRGFLVTYIAHFTVDLAYGMWIAIIIPAVVFSVSHLYQGWWAVLKIFIISMLFGGIFLVSGSLIIVIFIHVFIDLISGLAGVFSSEATTDD, encoded by the coding sequence GTGGAATTCAATTGGTTTGATCATATATTTGCAATACTCATTCTGGTGATTATACCGGTCATGTCAGTCAGGTCTCAAAAGATGTCCCCGGAACTGATAGAATCTCTACCACCCAAAAAACATTTGTTTTACAGCAACGGTCTCATGCTTTTTATCGGGGCTTTACTTGTTATTACTTCCTGGAATATCAGTAAAAAGCCTTGGTCTGCACTGGGTTTTGATTGGATTCAGCCTGATCCTTTGGTTTGGATTTTAAGTTTGGTGATACTGGCATTTTACATAGGCGATTTAGCTTATGGCTATTTTAATAAATCCTATTTCAAAGACAGGATAGAAGAAATGCAATATATCATACCTCTCAACTGGGAAGAGTTCAAGCCATATACTTTCCTGGCTTTTTCAGCCGGTATTTGCGAGGAAATTGTCTTCAGGGGTTTTTTGGTGACATATATTGCACATTTTACAGTTGATTTAGCTTACGGAATGTGGATAGCCATAATCATTCCTGCGGTGGTCTTTTCAGTCAGTCACTTATATCAGGGATGGTGGGCAGTGTTGAAAATCTTTATTATCTCCATGTTGTTCGGCGGTATATTCTTAGTTTCAGGATCACTGATAATAGTGATTTTTATTCACGTTTTTATTGACCTCATCTCAGGCTTGGCGGGAGTATTTTCTTCAGAAGCAACAACCGATGATTAA
- a CDS encoding response regulator transcription factor, producing MSKIRICIVEDDAEILHLTKAILELNERISVTRYYSNAESFIRDKKYVDEDIVLLDIGLPGVNGIELLKRVFSKSDPSTYVMYTTHFDTKEVFEALRAGAKGYILKGASPDRLTQDIFDIIDGGSPMSPIISRMVLESFCLGGSNVDHISDLSKQELEVLSGLEKGLTYKEIAMQKFVSPHTVRAQIRTIYEKLHVHSKIDAVKLFQKSHLSSLF from the coding sequence ATGAGTAAAATTAGAATTTGTATTGTTGAAGATGATGCTGAAATCCTTCATCTCACAAAAGCTATCCTGGAGTTGAACGAAAGAATTTCAGTGACAAGATATTACTCCAATGCAGAAAGTTTTATCAGAGACAAAAAATATGTTGATGAAGATATTGTACTTCTCGATATCGGATTGCCGGGTGTCAATGGTATTGAACTTCTCAAGAGAGTTTTCAGCAAAAGCGATCCATCAACGTATGTCATGTACACCACTCATTTTGACACAAAAGAAGTATTTGAAGCGTTAAGAGCAGGTGCCAAAGGGTATATTCTAAAAGGGGCATCACCGGACCGGTTGACACAAGATATATTTGATATAATTGATGGAGGATCACCCATGTCACCTATCATCTCAAGGATGGTTTTGGAGTCTTTTTGCTTAGGAGGAAGCAATGTCGATCATATCAGTGACCTGAGTAAGCAGGAATTAGAAGTATTATCAGGTTTGGAAAAAGGATTGACATACAAGGAAATAGCGATGCAAAAGTTCGTTTCTCCTCATACTGTACGCGCACAGATACGCACGATATATGAAAAGCTGCATGTCCACTCAAAAATCGATGCAGTAAAGTTGTTTCAAAAGAGTCATTTATCAAGTCTATTTTAA
- a CDS encoding succinylglutamate desuccinylase/aspartoacylase family protein: MYINEVHSQKSEILIVNELNLKNLPAHALSKLWYEVGTDPFGRPVLVPVMVLKGDGLGPVIGLTAAIHGNELNGIPVIQKVMGSIDPKTLKGIVIGIPGINPESIVMNDRRFSDGEDLNRIFPGKGNGSESEQRVYTILNKLISHMDINIDMHTASFGRENCYYARADMKDDTLAKLAVLQYADIIVDNVGQPSFGSGSGQTSRAASVEKGVKTITVEYGNPQVYQQDMINRGVIGVNNALKWLKMIPGTIETSKDAVICKSSSWIYTDTGGYLEVEVELTQKLKKGQKIATLRNPFGDIIREYLCPYDGIVIGKSNNPVAPQGARIIHIGKY, encoded by the coding sequence ATGTACATCAATGAAGTACATTCCCAAAAATCTGAGATTCTCATTGTAAATGAATTAAATTTGAAAAATCTCCCTGCACATGCTCTTTCAAAATTGTGGTATGAAGTAGGTACGGATCCTTTTGGCAGACCTGTTTTGGTGCCGGTAATGGTACTCAAAGGTGACGGCTTGGGACCGGTGATAGGACTTACCGCGGCCATCCATGGTAATGAACTCAATGGAATTCCTGTAATACAAAAAGTGATGGGAAGTATTGATCCGAAGACTTTAAAAGGTATAGTTATAGGTATTCCTGGTATCAATCCTGAAAGTATTGTCATGAACGACAGGCGATTTTCGGATGGCGAAGACCTTAACCGAATTTTTCCCGGCAAAGGAAATGGCAGCGAATCAGAGCAAAGGGTGTACACTATTCTGAATAAATTGATTTCACACATGGACATCAATATTGATATGCATACAGCGAGTTTCGGACGCGAAAATTGTTACTACGCCAGGGCAGATATGAAAGATGACACTTTAGCCAAACTTGCAGTGCTGCAATATGCCGATATTATAGTGGACAATGTGGGTCAACCTAGTTTCGGAAGTGGAAGTGGTCAAACATCAAGGGCGGCATCGGTGGAAAAGGGAGTTAAAACCATTACTGTTGAGTATGGTAATCCTCAGGTATATCAGCAAGATATGATAAACCGCGGTGTTATTGGAGTCAATAATGCGCTTAAATGGCTTAAGATGATACCTGGCACAATTGAAACGTCTAAAGATGCAGTAATATGTAAGTCATCTTCATGGATATATACAGATACAGGAGGATATCTCGAAGTAGAAGTGGAATTAACTCAAAAACTGAAAAAGGGGCAAAAGATTGCCACTCTACGCAATCCCTTTGGTGATATCATTCGGGAATATTTATGCCCCTACGACGGAATTGTCATAGGAAAGAGCAACAATCCTGTGGCACCACAGGGTGCAAGAATCATTCACATTGGTAAGTATTGA
- a CDS encoding Rieske 2Fe-2S domain-containing protein produces MQFNFYIDPDITKAETLPGWFYHDTAVFEAIKEKVFVKTWQWIGNGDQVDLPEMASPFTLLEGFLNESMLLIRNGNDQLHCMSNVCTHRGNQVVEHAGKYKNLMCLYHGRRFALDGTYKMMPEFKNTQNFPRPCDHLHQFPLYQWGPFLFTGIFPDFDFEQIAEIINQRIGFLPLHEFRFQPSLSKDYLVNAHWALYCDNYLEGFHIPFVHQDLNAVLDYGQYTTEIYDHCNLQIGSANDGEEIFNLPSGHIDYGKKIGAYYYWVFPNMMFNFYPWGLSVNIIKPINKDKTKVSFLTYIWDESKLHSGAGAMLDKVEREDEYVVENVHKGLRSRVYTTGRFSPTKEQGTHHFHRLLAEYLKK; encoded by the coding sequence ATGCAATTCAATTTTTATATAGACCCCGATATTACTAAAGCTGAGACTCTACCCGGCTGGTTTTATCATGATACAGCAGTCTTTGAAGCCATTAAAGAAAAAGTATTTGTCAAGACCTGGCAATGGATAGGAAATGGTGATCAGGTAGATTTGCCTGAAATGGCAAGTCCTTTTACCTTACTTGAAGGTTTTCTTAATGAATCCATGCTACTTATTAGAAATGGCAATGATCAGCTCCATTGTATGTCCAATGTGTGTACCCATCGCGGTAACCAGGTTGTAGAACATGCGGGCAAATACAAAAATCTGATGTGCCTTTATCACGGAAGGAGATTTGCGTTGGATGGAACTTATAAGATGATGCCGGAATTTAAAAACACTCAAAACTTTCCCAGACCGTGTGATCATTTACACCAATTCCCTTTATATCAGTGGGGACCTTTTTTATTTACCGGCATTTTTCCTGATTTTGATTTTGAACAAATAGCTGAAATAATAAATCAGCGAATAGGATTTTTACCATTACATGAGTTCAGATTTCAACCTTCATTAAGTAAAGATTATCTGGTCAACGCTCATTGGGCATTGTATTGTGACAACTACCTTGAAGGATTTCATATCCCTTTTGTGCATCAGGATTTAAATGCCGTTTTGGACTATGGTCAATATACTACTGAAATTTACGATCATTGCAATTTGCAGATCGGATCTGCAAATGATGGCGAAGAAATTTTTAATCTTCCATCAGGTCACATTGACTATGGTAAAAAAATAGGAGCGTATTATTATTGGGTTTTTCCCAATATGATGTTTAATTTTTATCCATGGGGACTTTCGGTAAATATCATAAAACCTATCAACAAAGACAAAACCAAAGTTTCATTTCTCACTTACATATGGGATGAGAGTAAGTTACATTCAGGGGCAGGCGCTATGTTGGATAAAGTAGAACGTGAAGACGAATATGTCGTAGAAAATGTACACAAGGGGCTTAGGTCCAGAGTGTATACAACTGGTCGATTTTCTCCTACCAAAGAACAGGGTACTCATCATTTTCACAGACTTCTGGCTGAATATTTAAAAAAATAA
- a CDS encoding LytTR family transcriptional regulator → MNEKQDIISPAIRLRIKGKARKVKPEEIVLINAESNYSTLHLSDCTTVFTSRTLKYWSSQLPDNHFTRVHASFLINRLEIRSITKRNRTINMANGMMVSVSRKFKFNTLQIQS, encoded by the coding sequence ATGAATGAAAAGCAAGATATAATAAGCCCGGCAATCAGATTGAGAATCAAAGGTAAAGCCCGAAAGGTAAAACCTGAAGAGATAGTTTTGATCAATGCTGAGAGCAACTATTCAACCCTACACCTCAGCGATTGTACAACAGTATTTACGTCCAGGACACTAAAATACTGGAGTAGTCAGTTGCCCGATAATCATTTTACAAGAGTACACGCCAGCTTCCTGATCAACAGGCTCGAAATCCGGTCTATCACGAAGCGCAACCGCACCATCAACATGGCCAACGGCATGATGGTCAGTGTATCCAGAAAATTTAAATTTAATACTTTACAAATACAAAGTTAA
- a CDS encoding amino acid permease, translating into MNQKPDKKIGLIYSISLVIGNMIGSGIFLLPASLAVYGNISLLGWIFSFLGAMILSVIFGNLSKLVPSAAGGPYEYTKQIFGPFPAYLVAWCYWASIWFGNAAIVVALLGYLGVFIPILKENVVAAICTGWFFIWLFTWVNTRNIRFVGNVQLLTTILKVIPLLFIGVVGIFYIDYNKVNLAFEWNFSHLTAAVTLTFFAFQGIESATITSDQVDGDESTVKKATILGTLITSFIYMIGSFVVMALLGTEVLKTSTSPFADASSLFLGPWAKYIVAAGAVFSTLGALNGWILLQGHIPMAAAQDRLFPPVFGIKNQEGSPARGIIITSIITSLLMLLNYINGLVSLFTNMITLSTLAVIVPYLSSVAAYFVVANKNKYLTEKSKIFLPLTAFLFLFWVISGTGWETIFYGLSFILAGVIFYYTTLKYRV; encoded by the coding sequence ATGAATCAGAAGCCTGATAAAAAAATCGGCCTTATTTACAGCATTTCCCTGGTTATAGGTAATATGATCGGTTCCGGTATTTTTTTGCTTCCGGCATCACTTGCTGTGTATGGAAATATCAGTTTGCTGGGATGGATTTTTTCATTTTTAGGGGCAATGATACTTTCAGTCATTTTTGGAAATTTATCTAAACTTGTGCCTTCAGCAGCTGGAGGCCCCTATGAATACACCAAACAAATTTTTGGCCCATTTCCAGCCTATTTGGTGGCCTGGTGCTACTGGGCTTCCATTTGGTTTGGCAATGCAGCTATTGTGGTGGCCTTGCTTGGATATTTGGGTGTTTTCATTCCGATACTTAAAGAAAATGTTGTAGCCGCCATTTGCACTGGTTGGTTTTTTATCTGGCTGTTTACTTGGGTTAATACCAGAAATATCCGATTTGTTGGCAATGTACAGTTGCTGACAACGATCCTAAAAGTCATTCCCTTGTTGTTTATTGGTGTAGTGGGTATTTTTTATATTGACTATAATAAAGTGAATCTTGCTTTTGAATGGAACTTCTCTCATCTGACGGCGGCTGTAACTTTAACGTTTTTTGCTTTTCAGGGTATAGAAAGTGCAACCATCACAAGTGACCAGGTGGATGGTGACGAATCTACAGTAAAAAAGGCAACTATCTTAGGAACCCTGATCACATCCTTTATTTATATGATTGGCTCTTTTGTAGTCATGGCTTTACTCGGAACGGAAGTGCTGAAAACATCGACTTCACCATTTGCTGATGCGTCGAGTTTATTCTTAGGGCCCTGGGCCAAATACATCGTAGCTGCAGGTGCAGTTTTTTCAACGCTTGGAGCACTCAATGGCTGGATATTGCTTCAGGGTCATATACCTATGGCAGCGGCCCAGGACAGACTTTTTCCACCTGTCTTTGGCATCAAAAATCAAGAAGGATCACCAGCTCGGGGCATCATCATTACCAGCATTATAACTTCTTTGCTTATGCTATTAAATTATATAAATGGTTTGGTTTCGCTGTTTACTAATATGATAACTTTATCGACCCTTGCAGTGATAGTACCCTATCTGTCTTCAGTTGCCGCTTACTTTGTCGTTGCAAATAAAAATAAATATCTTACAGAAAAATCCAAAATATTTCTACCTTTGACAGCTTTTCTCTTTCTGTTTTGGGTCATATCAGGAACCGGATGGGAAACGATTTTTTACGGTTTGAGTTTTATTTTGGCGGGTGTAATATTTTACTATACCACCCTTAAATACAGAGTATAA
- a CDS encoding DUF819 family protein, with product MWPLTIVVFTILVIRMLSVSKNIAIKTLLDWLPAILMAYIIPAFICNFAGLNFDDHIIHKISRNALIPFTILIVMSSMSLKELKSIGWKPLVVFISGSFFIALFPVLLFIIGKFVPYISEWLNAGDQWKGLITVIGSWIGGSISQLVLKEAVECPENVFLSILIFDNLMVNIWTIIMFQFIKRSDVINNRLGITAKENLEKINITTSNHLGGGWILLVMALITAMNYVLNLPFITQIIVLSLTGLMIGNFWIGWNKNFALQVASILIMTIMAILGLKLKFDNLSMNVQLILILCTWISGHFLFTVFVAWRLKTNMAWVAIGSMANVGGIATAPAVTATYDKKMMPHAIILAVLSMATGTFWGLCTIWLVGMWF from the coding sequence ATTTGGCCCCTGACCATAGTAGTATTTACTATTCTGGTGATACGCATGCTGTCTGTAAGCAAAAATATTGCCATTAAAACGCTGCTAGATTGGTTACCTGCCATTTTGATGGCATATATCATTCCTGCTTTCATTTGCAACTTTGCAGGTCTGAATTTTGACGATCATATCATCCACAAAATCAGCAGAAATGCATTGATACCATTTACCATTCTGATTGTTATGAGCAGCATGTCGCTCAAAGAACTCAAAAGTATTGGATGGAAACCTCTGGTGGTTTTCATCAGCGGTTCTTTTTTTATTGCACTCTTTCCTGTCTTACTTTTTATAATTGGTAAGTTCGTACCATACATTTCTGAGTGGTTGAATGCCGGAGATCAGTGGAAAGGACTTATAACGGTCATTGGCAGCTGGATAGGTGGCAGTATCAGCCAATTGGTTTTAAAAGAAGCCGTCGAATGCCCTGAAAATGTTTTTCTATCCATTCTCATTTTTGACAATTTGATGGTCAATATATGGACAATCATAATGTTTCAGTTTATAAAACGTTCTGACGTTATTAATAATCGGTTGGGAATTACTGCAAAAGAAAACCTGGAAAAAATAAACATCACTACCTCAAATCATTTAGGAGGCGGCTGGATATTGCTTGTAATGGCTCTGATTACTGCTATGAATTATGTGTTGAATTTGCCATTTATTACCCAGATTATTGTACTGTCATTGACAGGCTTGATGATCGGAAATTTTTGGATAGGTTGGAATAAAAATTTTGCATTGCAGGTAGCTTCCATATTGATTATGACTATTATGGCCATTCTGGGCTTAAAATTAAAATTTGATAACCTCTCAATGAATGTTCAGTTGATTCTGATATTATGTACTTGGATATCCGGTCATTTTTTGTTTACGGTTTTTGTGGCCTGGAGATTAAAGACCAATATGGCTTGGGTAGCAATAGGAAGTATGGCCAATGTAGGGGGCATTGCTACTGCTCCGGCAGTCACTGCTACCTATGACAAAAAAATGATGCCACATGCTATCATTCTCGCGGTTTTAAGCATGGCCACAGGTACTTTTTGGGGATTGTGTACTATTTGGTTGGTAGGGATGTGGTTTTAG